The Pelodiscus sinensis isolate JC-2024 chromosome 30, ASM4963464v1, whole genome shotgun sequence genome has a window encoding:
- the LOC102445114 gene encoding olfactory receptor 6N1-like encodes MKPTTHIPEGNGTTIMEFILLGFRDLPKLHGLLFLLFLVIYLATMAGNLLIMALVVADQHLHTPMYFFLGNLSFLETCYSSTILPRLLASLLTGDRTISVAGCIAQLYVFGSLAGTECCLLSVMSYDRYLAICKPLHYAARMNGQLCLKLVAGLWIGGFVSVSVFVFMMSQLTFCGPNTIDHFFCDFRPIIKLSCTDTYMVKVASFVSSSIFTLPPFLLTLASYVYIISTILRIPSTSGRQKAFSTCSSHLIVVSIFYGTLIMVYLVSESDALRDLNKVFSVFYGVLTPLVNPLIYSLRNKEVKEALRKVLLRFFVFCKKAPIAKMEIGAFLRKSASRLTAESHGLTPCAEPTVTSLILSPLS; translated from the exons ATGAAACCCACGACACACATACCCGAGGGCAATGGAACCACCATCATGGAATTCATCCTGCTGGGATTTCGAGACCTCCCTAAACTACATGGtctcctcttcctgctcttcctGGTGATCTACCTGGCAACAATGGCTGGGAACCTCCTCATCATGGCGCTGGTGGTGGCTGATCAGcatctccacacccccatgtacttcttcctggggaacctGTCTTTCCTGGAGACCTGCTACAGCTCCACCATCCTGCCCCGGCTACTGGCCAGTCTCCTGACGGGGGACAGGACCATCTCTGTTGCTGGCTGCATCGCACAATTATATGTCTTTGGTTCTCTGGCTGGTACAGAATGCTGTCTCCTCTCCGTGATGTCCTATGACCGGTACCTCGCCATATGCAAACCACTACACTACGCGGCGCGAATGAATGGCCAGTTGTGCCTCAAGCTGGTGGCTGGCTTGTGGATAGGTGGCTTCGTGTCTGTTTCCGTCTTTGTCTTTATGATGTCACAATTAACATTCTGTGGCCCCAATACCATTGACCACTTCTTCTGCGATTTTCGTCCAATAATAAAACTCTCCTGTACTGACACCTACATGGTGAAAGTTGCTAGTTTTGTATCCTCTTCCATCTTCACCCTGCCTCCATTTCTCTTGACATTGGCTTCCTACGTGTacatcatctccaccatcctgcgGATCCCATCCACCagcgggaggcaaaaggccttttccacctgctcctcccacctcatcgtgGTGAGCATTTTCTATGGGACCCTGATCATGGTGTATTTGGTGTCAGAGTCTGATGCCCTGAGGGACCTCAATAAAGTCTTCTCTGTCTTCTACGGAGTCCTCACTCCACTGGtcaaccccctcatctacagcctgagaaacaaggaggtaaAGGAAGCCTTGAGAAAAGTTCTCCTTCGATTT tttgttttctgcaaaaaagccccgattgcgaaaatggagatcggggcttttctgcggaaaagcgcatctagattg ACCGCCGAGTCCCACGGCCTGACTCCATGTGCTGAGCCCACAGTTACATCTCTGATtctcagccccctgtcctga